In Candidatus Palauibacter australiensis, the following proteins share a genomic window:
- the rplQ gene encoding 50S ribosomal protein L17 codes for MRHRKKGRELSRTRSHRKAMLRNMATSLIMHERIRTTEAKAKELRPFAEKLITLAKRGDLHSRQLAGRQIADRAALRKLFEKIGPRFEHRPGGYTRILKLGARKGDGAELALIEFTDREA; via the coding sequence ATGAGGCATAGAAAGAAGGGGCGCGAACTCAGCCGGACGCGCAGCCATCGGAAGGCGATGCTGCGAAATATGGCGACGAGTCTCATCATGCACGAGCGGATCCGTACCACGGAGGCGAAGGCGAAGGAGTTGCGGCCGTTCGCCGAAAAGCTCATCACTTTGGCGAAGAGGGGCGATCTGCATAGCAGGCAACTGGCTGGCCGACAGATCGCGGATCGCGCCGCACTGCGGAAACTCTTCGAGAAGATCGGCCCGCGGTTCGAACATCGCCCGGGCGGATACACAAGGATTCTGAAGTTGGGCGCGCGGAAGGGTGACGGAGCGGAGTTGGCGCTCATCGAATTCACCGATCGCGAGGCGTGA